A genome region from Leptolyngbya sp. CCY15150 includes the following:
- a CDS encoding CHAT domain-containing protein, with protein QLMSLWKVDDFGTSDLMQGYYERLMDGAGRSEALRDIQRELQSTGAYGHPYYWAGFIASGNWRAMEGGE; from the coding sequence GTCAACTGATGAGCCTGTGGAAGGTAGACGATTTTGGCACGAGTGACCTGATGCAGGGGTACTATGAACGGTTGATGGACGGAGCTGGACGCAGTGAAGCGCTGCGGGATATTCAGCGAGAGTTGCAATCGACAGGGGCTTACGGTCATCCTTACTATTGGGCTGGATTTATCGCGTCGGGCAATTGGCGCGCTATGGAGGGAGGGGAATGA